A single Gemmatimonadota bacterium DNA region contains:
- a CDS encoding acetolactate synthase, giving the protein MVRPVASQPALLLQTDFGLAEGSIAEMKGVAFSVDRNLRIFDLTHLIPPYDVWEAAVRLQQAAPFWPTGTVFVSIVDPGVGTARRAVVVQSKTGHFFVGPDNGTFTFVAERLGIAAVREIDETINRLVGSERSHTFHGRDIFAYTGARLAAGAIDFEGVGPLVAGGVVELPHAAPVAVGSVIRGTILALDQPFGNVWTNIRAGVLDSAGVRLGDSLAVTIRSGGTIRFQGRLPFVKSFGAVGRDRPLAYLDSLLDLAFALNQASFASRYRVGRGAEWQVEVVVPSRKR; this is encoded by the coding sequence ATGGTCCGACCGGTGGCAAGTCAACCCGCGCTCCTCCTCCAAACGGATTTTGGACTGGCTGAAGGCAGCATCGCGGAAATGAAGGGTGTGGCGTTTTCGGTGGACCGGAACCTTCGGATCTTCGACTTGACCCACCTGATTCCGCCCTACGATGTCTGGGAAGCGGCCGTTCGGTTGCAGCAGGCGGCTCCGTTCTGGCCGACCGGCACGGTCTTCGTGTCCATTGTCGATCCGGGCGTGGGGACCGCGCGGCGGGCCGTCGTTGTTCAGAGTAAGACCGGGCATTTCTTCGTGGGGCCCGATAACGGCACTTTCACCTTCGTGGCGGAGCGGCTCGGGATTGCGGCGGTTCGGGAGATCGACGAAACGATCAATCGGCTGGTGGGCTCGGAACGGTCGCATACCTTTCACGGCCGCGACATCTTCGCCTATACGGGCGCCCGACTGGCGGCGGGCGCGATCGATTTCGAGGGGGTCGGGCCGCTCGTCGCAGGCGGAGTGGTGGAGTTGCCCCACGCCGCGCCGGTCGCGGTGGGCTCGGTGATTCGGGGTACGATCCTGGCCCTCGATCAGCCCTTTGGCAACGTCTGGACGAATATCCGCGCCGGGGTGCTCGACAGCGCCGGGGTCCGGCTTGGCGACTCCCTTGCCGTGACGATCCGATCGGGTGGGACGATCCGATTCCAAGGCCGGCTGCCCTTCGTCAAGAGTTTTGGTGCGGTGGGGCGGGACCGGCCGTTGGCATACCTCGACAGCTTGCTCGACCTGGCGTTTGCCCTCAATCAGGCGAGCTTCGCGAGCCGGTACCGGGTGGGGCGGGGGGCTGAGTGGCAGGTCGAGGTGGTGGTGCCGAGCCGGAAGCGGTAG
- the ispE gene encoding 4-(cytidine 5'-diphospho)-2-C-methyl-D-erythritol kinase, with the protein MVAVPNADHPDRRLRSPLTSSQPVTEPTLTGKAPAKLNLFLRVLAREQSGYHGIETLFCRIGLADDISVTLAEPSAGVQLEVDGPDLGPLEENLAFRAAETVLNATGRRFGLRVRLRKQIPVAAGLGGGSSDAATVLELGNQLAGNPIPRAELLHYASRLGADVPFLLSGASLALAWGHGERLLRLPALPSAPVLLLVPPVGISTATAYGWVDQARQSAAPRGALALDLDSVSRWSDIARMAGNDFESAVFGREPKIREAFEALARTQPLLCRMTGSGSTVFALYRTVRDRDDAKMMLGKKHGLTLATDTG; encoded by the coding sequence GTGGTCGCTGTCCCGAACGCCGATCACCCTGACCGCCGCCTCCGAAGCCCCCTCACCTCCAGCCAGCCGGTGACCGAGCCGACGCTGACGGGCAAGGCCCCGGCCAAGCTCAACCTGTTCCTCAGGGTCCTCGCTCGGGAACAGTCCGGGTACCATGGCATCGAAACCTTGTTCTGCCGGATCGGCCTGGCCGACGACATCTCGGTCACGCTCGCCGAGCCTTCCGCGGGTGTTCAGCTCGAAGTCGACGGCCCCGACCTCGGCCCCCTGGAAGAAAACCTGGCGTTTCGGGCCGCCGAAACGGTCCTCAATGCAACGGGACGACGATTCGGCCTCCGGGTCAGGCTCCGCAAGCAGATTCCGGTCGCCGCCGGGCTCGGGGGCGGCTCCTCCGACGCCGCCACCGTGCTCGAACTCGGCAATCAACTCGCCGGTAATCCGATCCCGCGGGCCGAACTGCTCCACTACGCCAGCCGGCTCGGTGCCGATGTGCCGTTCCTCCTGTCCGGCGCATCATTGGCCCTGGCGTGGGGCCACGGCGAGCGGCTCCTCCGGCTTCCGGCGCTCCCGTCCGCACCAGTTTTGTTGCTGGTTCCTCCGGTTGGGATCAGTACGGCCACCGCGTACGGCTGGGTCGATCAAGCCCGGCAAAGCGCCGCCCCGCGGGGTGCGCTGGCCCTGGATCTCGACAGTGTCAGTCGATGGAGCGACATCGCCCGGATGGCTGGCAATGATTTTGAGTCGGCGGTCTTCGGCCGCGAACCGAAGATCCGCGAGGCATTCGAGGCTTTGGCCCGGACCCAGCCGCTGCTCTGCCGGATGACGGGGTCCGGATCGACGGTGTTCGCGCTCTACCGGACCGTCCGGGATCGGGACGATGCCAAGATGATGTTAGGCAAGAAACATGGTTTGACCCTGGCGACCGACACCGGGTGA
- a CDS encoding flippase-like domain-containing protein — translation MKTKTIAGLIGAIVTIALLSWVLKDVAFADVWQSARQANWLYLSIAVALATLSFAVRVPRWQILLHNDDGTTIPPLPLWHGIAIGFMANNLIPFRAGEVLRAIAINRLAKAGVASALSSLVAERLFDGITIIALMFVGLLTAGIPATAEINGFPVATLAGRLAIAPAILLLACIATLAFPELAKRIVRAVIPSPKFVERLSQFIDGIRAGLGALTSPTRVLGAAGWSIVHWLNNALAFYVAFKAFGIDVSFGGALLMQSLLVVLIAVPSTPGYFGVFESGIKAVLIVFGVDANTAVAYALTFHITTFIPITVLGLWSLSRTPITLTAASEAPSPPASR, via the coding sequence TTGAAGACTAAGACAATCGCCGGTCTCATCGGGGCGATCGTGACGATCGCCCTGCTCAGCTGGGTTCTCAAGGATGTCGCCTTCGCCGACGTGTGGCAGAGCGCCCGGCAGGCGAACTGGCTGTACCTGAGTATTGCCGTCGCCCTCGCCACTCTGAGCTTCGCGGTGCGAGTGCCCCGGTGGCAGATCCTCCTTCACAACGACGACGGCACGACCATCCCCCCGTTGCCGCTTTGGCATGGGATCGCCATCGGGTTCATGGCGAACAACCTGATTCCATTTCGCGCCGGCGAAGTGCTTCGCGCCATCGCGATCAATCGACTGGCCAAAGCCGGCGTTGCCAGTGCCCTCTCCTCACTCGTCGCCGAGCGCCTGTTCGACGGGATCACCATCATCGCCTTGATGTTCGTCGGCCTGCTCACCGCCGGGATTCCGGCAACAGCGGAAATCAACGGGTTCCCGGTGGCCACCCTGGCAGGTCGGCTCGCGATTGCCCCGGCCATCCTCCTCCTGGCCTGCATCGCGACCCTGGCGTTCCCAGAGCTTGCCAAGCGGATCGTCCGCGCGGTCATTCCCTCGCCCAAATTCGTGGAACGGCTGTCCCAGTTCATCGACGGGATCCGGGCCGGCCTTGGGGCCCTGACCTCGCCAACCCGAGTACTCGGCGCCGCGGGATGGTCCATCGTCCATTGGCTCAACAACGCCCTCGCCTTCTACGTCGCCTTCAAGGCGTTCGGCATCGACGTCAGCTTCGGTGGGGCATTGCTGATGCAGAGCCTCCTGGTGGTGCTCATCGCCGTCCCGTCGACGCCCGGGTACTTCGGGGTCTTTGAGTCCGGCATTAAGGCCGTCCTGATCGTCTTCGGCGTCGACGCCAACACGGCGGTGGCCTATGCCCTGACTTTCCACATCACCACGTTCATACCGATTACCGTGCTCGGCTTGTGGTCGCTGTCCCGAACGCCGATCACCCTGACCGCCGCCTCCGAAGCCCCCTCACCTCCAGCCAGCCGGTGA
- a CDS encoding pyridoxine 5'-phosphate synthase, translating to MRLYINIDHVATIREARKTTEPDPVEAARIAETAGADGITAHLREDRRHINDRDIDRLAAAVTTVLNCELALAPDVVALVIKLRPFQVTLVPERRQEVTTEGGLDLSGDTSRLRAVIDQLAEAGSRVSLFIDPDRATIDQAKALGVPAIELHTGRYARTYAASSTALADLRTAAGYAAALGLAVHAGHGLTYANTAAVAAIPEIEELNIGHSVVSRAVMSGMYGAVSEMSRIVRTSRPPR from the coding sequence ATGCGTCTCTATATCAATATCGATCACGTCGCGACCATTCGAGAGGCGCGAAAGACGACCGAACCCGATCCCGTCGAGGCCGCCCGGATCGCCGAAACCGCCGGGGCCGACGGGATCACCGCCCATCTCCGCGAGGACCGCCGGCACATCAATGACCGGGATATCGACCGGTTGGCGGCCGCGGTCACGACGGTCCTCAACTGCGAACTGGCCCTCGCGCCCGACGTGGTGGCCCTGGTGATCAAGCTCCGGCCCTTCCAGGTAACCCTGGTTCCCGAGCGCCGGCAGGAGGTCACGACCGAGGGCGGCCTCGACCTCTCCGGTGACACCAGCCGGCTTCGGGCGGTCATCGACCAATTGGCCGAAGCGGGCTCCCGGGTCAGCCTCTTTATCGACCCGGATCGAGCCACCATCGACCAGGCCAAGGCACTCGGCGTTCCGGCCATCGAGCTTCACACCGGTCGGTATGCGCGAACCTATGCCGCTTCCAGTACTGCCCTTGCCGATCTCCGGACCGCGGCCGGCTACGCCGCCGCGCTCGGCCTCGCGGTGCACGCCGGTCATGGCCTGACGTATGCGAACACCGCTGCGGTGGCAGCCATTCCGGAAATCGAGGAACTGAATATCGGCCACAGCGTCGTCAGTCGTGCCGTGATGAGCGGGATGTACGGCGCCGTGTCGGAAATGAGCCGGATCGTAAGAACCAGCCGGCCTCCTCGTTGA
- the mce gene encoding methylmalonyl-CoA epimerase, with protein MFSKSQIAHIGVAVADIDQSLAFYREVLGLEPHHGPEERDGATIVSLSFGESEVELLQPIGPDGPIAKFLAKRGPGIHHVCYRVIDLDAALARCRAAGYRLIDDQPRIGVGGKRIAFIHPQATTGILIELTE; from the coding sequence GTGTTTTCGAAATCCCAGATTGCTCATATCGGCGTCGCGGTCGCCGACATCGACCAGAGCCTGGCGTTCTATCGCGAGGTCCTCGGCCTCGAACCCCATCACGGACCGGAGGAACGAGACGGCGCCACCATCGTCTCGCTGTCCTTCGGCGAATCCGAGGTCGAGCTGCTGCAGCCCATCGGCCCCGATGGACCGATTGCCAAGTTCCTGGCCAAGCGGGGCCCCGGCATCCACCACGTCTGCTACCGGGTCATCGACCTCGACGCCGCCCTGGCCCGCTGCCGGGCCGCCGGATACCGCCTGATCGACGACCAGCCCAGGATCGGCGTTGGCGGCAAACGGATCGCCTTCATCCACCCGCAGGCCACCACCGGGATCCTGATTGAGCTTACCGAATAA
- the trxA gene encoding thioredoxin, whose protein sequence is MSEMITHVTDETFAASVEQATGLVIVDFWAEWCGPCRAIAPILEDLAKSNPGKVQIAKLDVDANQRTGMRFNVRSIPTLLFFLDGKHVDTVVGLVQKNALQDRINKHAA, encoded by the coding sequence ATGAGCGAGATGATTACCCACGTTACCGACGAGACCTTCGCGGCCAGCGTCGAGCAGGCCACAGGCCTCGTAATCGTGGATTTTTGGGCGGAATGGTGCGGCCCGTGCCGGGCAATAGCCCCGATTCTGGAGGACTTGGCGAAGTCCAATCCGGGCAAGGTGCAGATCGCCAAATTGGACGTCGATGCGAACCAGCGAACCGGGATGCGGTTCAACGTTCGGTCGATCCCGACCTTGCTGTTCTTCCTTGATGGCAAGCACGTGGACACCGTGGTCGGGTTGGTGCAGAAGAACGCGCTGCAGGACCGCATCAACAAGCACGCGGCATAG
- the rsmI gene encoding 16S rRNA (cytidine(1402)-2'-O)-methyltransferase: MAGTLFVLATPIGNLGDLSPRGADTLRRVSVIAAEDTRETRKLRDHAGSEARLISCHAHSDRHRLEEIVALLAGGADVALATDAGTPGVSDPGPSLVAAVLAAGFAVVPIPGPSAVGTALMASGMPADRYLFLGFGPRKGAERDGWLARIQTAEFSVVCFEAPGRLGELLADLVAVCGPERPAFVGREMTKRFEEYRRGTLEELRLRFAGAEIRGEVTVVVAGAPSVDPVPDEGPARLIARSLVQSGIERSRVAKAVADAFGLSRNESYRLAMEE, encoded by the coding sequence ATGGCTGGAACTCTTTTTGTCCTCGCGACGCCGATTGGGAACCTCGGCGACTTGTCGCCCCGGGGGGCCGATACGCTGCGGCGGGTATCGGTCATCGCGGCGGAAGACACTCGGGAAACTCGGAAGCTTCGGGACCATGCCGGCTCCGAGGCCCGGCTGATCAGCTGCCACGCCCACTCCGATCGGCACCGTCTCGAAGAAATCGTGGCGCTGTTGGCTGGCGGGGCGGATGTTGCCTTGGCCACGGACGCCGGAACGCCCGGGGTGAGCGATCCCGGGCCGAGCTTGGTCGCGGCGGTCCTGGCGGCGGGATTCGCGGTGGTCCCGATCCCCGGGCCCTCCGCGGTGGGGACGGCGTTGATGGCCTCGGGGATGCCGGCGGACCGGTATCTCTTTCTTGGCTTCGGGCCCCGGAAGGGGGCGGAGCGTGATGGGTGGCTCGCTCGGATCCAAACCGCTGAGTTTTCTGTAGTGTGCTTCGAGGCCCCGGGCCGCTTGGGTGAACTGCTGGCGGATCTGGTGGCGGTGTGCGGGCCGGAACGACCGGCCTTCGTGGGCCGGGAAATGACCAAGCGATTCGAGGAATATCGACGAGGGACCTTGGAGGAATTGCGGCTTCGATTTGCAGGAGCCGAGATCCGCGGTGAGGTCACGGTCGTGGTGGCAGGGGCTCCTTCGGTCGACCCGGTGCCAGACGAGGGCCCGGCTCGGCTCATTGCCCGTTCGTTGGTGCAGTCGGGGATCGAGCGAAGTCGGGTGGCCAAGGCCGTGGCGGACGCGTTCGGGCTTTCCCGGAACGAGAGCTATCGACTGGCGATGGAAGAATGA
- a CDS encoding DUF4159 domain-containing protein, whose product MKGWIVAVAVASGAGPLSGQEPMTIGRLHYDGGGDWYANPSSLPNLLKAVGERTPFRMASREKVVQLLDDDVWQVPYLYMTGHGNVKWNERELPVLRRYLEQGGFLHVDDNYGMDESIRREIARLFPGRPLTEVPWDHQVYRIVYEFPKGLPKIHEHDGKPAQGFGIFIDGRLVLYYSYQSDLGDGWEDPDVHKDPPEKHEAALRMGINLFTYAVGGR is encoded by the coding sequence ATGAAGGGTTGGATCGTGGCGGTGGCCGTCGCGTCGGGTGCCGGCCCTCTGTCGGGCCAGGAACCGATGACGATCGGTCGCCTCCACTACGACGGCGGCGGCGATTGGTACGCCAACCCCTCGAGCCTGCCCAACCTGCTCAAAGCGGTCGGAGAGCGGACCCCATTCCGGATGGCGAGCCGCGAAAAAGTCGTCCAATTGCTCGATGACGATGTCTGGCAGGTTCCCTATCTCTACATGACGGGGCACGGCAATGTCAAATGGAACGAGCGGGAACTCCCGGTGCTCCGTCGGTACCTGGAGCAGGGCGGGTTTCTTCATGTGGACGACAACTACGGCATGGACGAGTCGATTCGGCGAGAGATCGCCCGGCTCTTTCCAGGCCGGCCGTTGACGGAAGTGCCGTGGGATCATCAGGTCTACCGGATCGTGTACGAATTTCCGAAAGGGCTCCCCAAGATTCACGAGCACGACGGAAAGCCGGCTCAAGGGTTCGGGATCTTCATCGACGGCCGCTTGGTCCTTTATTACAGCTACCAAAGTGATTTGGGCGATGGCTGGGAGGATCCCGACGTGCACAAGGATCCGCCTGAGAAGCATGAGGCCGCCCTCCGGATGGGGATCAATCTGTTCACGTATGCGGTCGGAGGACGGTAG
- a CDS encoding asparagine synthetase B, with product MDETQSDHLKAYGLTYRLLARGGKAEWFLNYRAGSFLLPGDSATARDAALAGVTIEPVDSGTVFQIKAEIAQANMDAVPLEKAPKVAVYAPPGAAPWDDAVTMSLQYAGIEFEKIWDEEVVGDKLWTFDWLHLHHEDFTGQYSKFFLNYNGAPWLQDMVERNERMARKLGFKDVPADKRAVAFAIHQFVDRGGFLFAMCTATETLDLALASDGVDIAASFADGSPMDGNATSKMDWDRALAFQGARLEQSPSMALYSDIDGHQVNSPDRRQPLGSFTLFNFSAKIDPVATMLVQNHRQVIPDFYGLTTSFMKNRLKPGITVLADEPGAPWAKYIRGERGQGTWAFFGGHDPEDPQHQIGDAPTDLSLHPHSPGYRLLLNNVLFPAAKKKELKT from the coding sequence ATGGACGAGACCCAGTCCGACCATCTCAAAGCGTACGGCCTGACCTACCGGCTGCTGGCGCGGGGCGGGAAAGCGGAGTGGTTCCTCAACTATCGGGCGGGGTCGTTCCTGCTTCCCGGCGACAGTGCGACGGCCCGGGATGCCGCGCTGGCCGGCGTGACCATCGAGCCGGTCGATAGCGGGACGGTGTTTCAGATCAAGGCCGAGATCGCGCAGGCCAACATGGACGCCGTGCCGCTCGAGAAGGCGCCGAAGGTCGCGGTGTACGCGCCGCCGGGCGCCGCGCCGTGGGATGACGCCGTGACGATGTCGCTTCAGTATGCCGGGATCGAGTTTGAGAAAATTTGGGATGAAGAGGTGGTTGGCGACAAGCTCTGGACCTTCGATTGGCTCCACCTCCACCATGAAGACTTCACGGGGCAGTATTCGAAGTTCTTCTTGAACTACAATGGCGCCCCCTGGCTCCAGGACATGGTCGAGCGGAACGAGCGGATGGCGCGGAAACTCGGCTTCAAGGATGTGCCGGCCGACAAGCGGGCCGTGGCGTTTGCGATCCACCAGTTCGTCGACCGAGGCGGGTTCTTGTTCGCGATGTGTACGGCCACCGAAACCCTCGATTTGGCGCTCGCGAGCGACGGGGTCGACATTGCCGCGAGCTTTGCCGACGGCTCGCCGATGGACGGAAATGCGACGAGCAAGATGGATTGGGATCGAGCGCTGGCGTTCCAGGGAGCCCGGCTCGAGCAGAGTCCGTCGATGGCGTTGTACTCGGATATCGACGGTCATCAAGTGAACTCGCCGGACCGGCGGCAACCGCTCGGCTCCTTCACCCTCTTCAACTTCAGCGCCAAGATCGATCCGGTGGCGACCATGCTGGTCCAGAACCATCGACAGGTGATCCCGGATTTCTACGGACTGACGACATCGTTCATGAAGAACCGGCTCAAGCCGGGGATCACGGTACTGGCGGATGAACCTGGGGCGCCGTGGGCCAAGTATATCCGGGGCGAGCGGGGGCAGGGGACCTGGGCGTTCTTCGGGGGGCACGATCCGGAAGACCCCCAGCACCAGATTGGTGACGCACCGACCGATTTGTCGTTGCATCCCCACTCGCCGGGATACCGGTTGCTGCTCAATAACGTGCTGTTCCCCGCCGCGAAGAAGAAAGAGCTCAAGACCTGA
- a CDS encoding helicase — MSAPPHRILPVAQDVIAQEIAAAGGREVCFVAVVSAAGVVTEARAVARGTPDMVLALPGTARRGEMVLHNHPTGHLEPSHADLSVAARFHDAGVGFGIVNNEASALYVVVEVPRARVEQRLDPFEVVAVLSEGGSVAKLMGQYEDRQSQRDMAAYIADGYNDGGTLVLEAGTGVGKSFAYLVPALAWARANDERTVISTNTINLQEQLVGKDLPLLRQALGDEVRQPTFALLKGWRNYLCLARLEVATAGQQSLLEEGRIGELITIAEWAGRTGDGTVGDLATPPSVEVWDEVAAESDLCPRLKCPHFDRCFLFRARRKAAEADVVVVNHHLLAADLAVRAASDNWDDAAVLPPYQRLILDEAHHLEDVAASHLGRQLSSTGVRRLLGRLERNGRGLVPTLVRELMRDGDVLSRASLELVRDKLAPAINDARRFSEAMFERLYGRLITEGGGSIRLQDEFAADPIWGEGLGREVDALLGSFRRVADEVATVADRLSQGEMTDRRNQLMLELKAVIRRLESGTDALNQTLRPVGGGPPVVRWIERSGHKGLGVSLAAVPLDLAPVLRALVFDRNKTVVLTSATLAAGGEFEFLEARLGLDQAPSPVTVREMLPSPFDYPSQCLFGIPNDMPDPRENEAAHDQAVAQVIADLAAASDGGMFALFTSHGALRRAAVRLRSGLDPRWPLLVQGEGGRDQLLRRFRESGNGILLGTDSFWEGVDVPGRALRTLVLGKLPFKVPSEPLTAARLERLAEQGVDGFAQYLLPHAALKLKQGFGRLIRSKTDVGVVVLLDSRVLTRRYGPWLLSGLPRASRIEGPWSAVRTAAEDFFARHGIGAST; from the coding sequence ATGTCCGCTCCTCCCCACCGGATCCTCCCTGTCGCGCAGGACGTGATTGCCCAAGAAATCGCCGCGGCGGGAGGCCGGGAGGTGTGCTTCGTGGCGGTGGTCTCGGCCGCCGGCGTGGTGACCGAGGCCCGCGCGGTGGCCCGGGGTACTCCAGACATGGTCTTAGCGCTGCCGGGTACCGCCCGTCGCGGAGAGATGGTGCTTCACAACCACCCGACGGGGCATCTCGAACCCTCGCATGCCGACCTGAGCGTCGCGGCCCGATTCCACGACGCCGGGGTGGGCTTCGGGATCGTCAACAACGAGGCGTCGGCGTTATATGTGGTGGTGGAGGTTCCCCGAGCTCGGGTGGAGCAACGGCTCGACCCGTTCGAGGTGGTGGCCGTGTTGAGCGAGGGCGGTTCGGTCGCGAAGCTGATGGGCCAGTACGAAGACCGGCAGAGCCAGCGAGACATGGCGGCGTACATCGCGGACGGCTACAACGACGGCGGCACTCTGGTGCTGGAGGCGGGTACCGGGGTTGGGAAGTCGTTCGCCTACCTGGTTCCGGCGCTGGCGTGGGCCCGGGCCAACGACGAACGGACCGTGATCTCGACGAATACCATCAACTTGCAGGAGCAGTTGGTCGGCAAGGATCTCCCGCTCCTCCGCCAGGCGTTAGGCGACGAGGTCCGGCAGCCGACGTTTGCGTTGCTCAAGGGGTGGCGGAACTACCTCTGCTTGGCCCGCCTCGAGGTTGCCACGGCGGGCCAGCAGTCGCTCCTCGAGGAAGGCCGGATCGGCGAACTCATTACGATTGCGGAGTGGGCCGGCCGAACCGGCGACGGAACGGTGGGTGATTTGGCCACCCCGCCGAGTGTCGAGGTGTGGGACGAGGTGGCGGCAGAGTCCGATCTCTGCCCGCGGCTCAAGTGCCCGCACTTCGATCGGTGCTTCCTGTTCCGGGCTCGCCGGAAGGCCGCGGAGGCCGATGTGGTGGTCGTCAACCACCACTTGCTCGCGGCCGATCTCGCGGTGCGGGCGGCGTCCGACAATTGGGACGATGCCGCCGTGCTTCCCCCGTACCAGCGATTGATTTTGGATGAGGCCCATCACCTCGAAGACGTCGCCGCCTCGCACTTGGGCCGGCAGCTGTCGAGTACCGGCGTTCGACGGCTGCTCGGAAGGCTGGAACGGAACGGCCGCGGGTTGGTGCCGACCCTGGTCCGGGAGTTGATGCGGGACGGCGATGTCCTCTCGCGCGCCAGCCTCGAGCTGGTCCGGGACAAGCTGGCACCCGCCATCAATGATGCCCGGCGGTTCTCCGAGGCCATGTTCGAGCGGCTCTATGGCCGGTTGATCACTGAGGGTGGCGGTTCGATTCGGCTCCAGGACGAGTTTGCCGCCGATCCGATCTGGGGTGAGGGACTGGGACGGGAGGTCGACGCCTTGCTCGGCTCGTTCCGGCGGGTAGCCGACGAAGTGGCCACCGTGGCCGACCGGCTGAGCCAGGGCGAAATGACCGATCGACGGAACCAACTGATGCTCGAACTCAAGGCTGTCATTCGGCGGCTCGAATCGGGCACCGACGCCTTGAACCAAACGCTCCGTCCCGTCGGGGGCGGTCCTCCGGTCGTTCGGTGGATCGAACGAAGTGGTCACAAAGGCCTTGGCGTGTCGCTGGCCGCCGTGCCGTTGGACCTGGCGCCGGTGCTCCGCGCCCTGGTGTTCGATCGCAACAAAACCGTGGTCTTGACCAGCGCAACGTTAGCCGCCGGTGGTGAGTTCGAGTTTCTGGAGGCCCGGCTCGGGCTCGATCAGGCACCCAGTCCGGTGACGGTCCGGGAGATGCTCCCGTCTCCGTTCGACTACCCATCGCAGTGTCTGTTCGGGATTCCGAATGACATGCCCGATCCCCGTGAAAACGAAGCCGCCCACGATCAGGCGGTGGCGCAGGTCATTGCCGATTTGGCCGCCGCGTCCGACGGCGGAATGTTTGCGTTGTTCACGAGCCACGGGGCGCTCCGCCGAGCGGCGGTCCGGCTTCGGAGCGGGCTCGACCCCCGGTGGCCGCTCCTGGTCCAGGGCGAGGGAGGCCGCGACCAGCTCCTCCGGCGGTTCCGGGAGTCGGGCAACGGAATCCTCCTCGGCACCGATTCGTTCTGGGAAGGCGTCGATGTCCCGGGTCGGGCGCTCCGGACGCTGGTGCTTGGAAAACTGCCGTTCAAGGTGCCCTCGGAACCCCTGACCGCGGCCCGGCTCGAGCGGCTGGCGGAGCAAGGGGTCGATGGGTTCGCGCAGTATCTGCTCCCGCACGCGGCCCTGAAACTGAAGCAGGGGTTCGGGCGGTTGATCCGCTCCAAGACCGATGTCGGGGTCGTGGTGCTGCTCGATAGCCGGGTGTTGACCCGGCGCTACGGTCCCTGGCTCCTGAGCGGCCTCCCGAGAGCGTCAAGAATCGAGGGACCCTGGTCGGCGGTCCGGACCGCCGCGGAGGACTTTTTTGCCCGGCACGGGATCGGCGCATCGACCTGA
- a CDS encoding FAA hydrolase family protein, whose translation MQTTPSKIVCVGKNYLEHAKEMGSELPADPLLFLKPPSSLIGPGEAIVLPTLSTHVEHEAEIGLVIGTRLRKATEDEAMRGIRGFVCLNDVTARDWQKKESQWARAKGFDTFCAVGDDVVGGLDWAALEVIGRVNGQVRQHGKARDMHFSIPFLLAHISQVMTLEPGDLIATGTPAGVGRLNPGDVVEVEIPGVGVLRNPVVAG comes from the coding sequence ATGCAAACCACACCGTCGAAAATCGTATGTGTCGGGAAGAACTACCTCGAGCATGCCAAGGAAATGGGGAGCGAACTCCCCGCCGATCCGCTGTTGTTCCTGAAACCGCCGAGCAGTCTGATCGGGCCGGGCGAAGCGATCGTGCTCCCCACGCTGTCCACTCATGTCGAGCACGAGGCCGAAATCGGCCTCGTCATCGGGACCCGGTTGCGGAAGGCCACCGAGGACGAGGCGATGCGGGGGATTCGGGGGTTCGTGTGTCTCAATGACGTGACGGCTCGAGACTGGCAAAAGAAGGAATCCCAGTGGGCTCGGGCCAAGGGGTTCGATACCTTCTGCGCGGTGGGCGACGACGTGGTCGGCGGGCTCGATTGGGCCGCCCTCGAAGTCATTGGCCGGGTCAACGGCCAGGTGCGCCAGCACGGCAAAGCCCGGGACATGCACTTCTCGATTCCGTTCCTCCTCGCCCACATCAGCCAGGTCATGACCCTCGAACCGGGCGATCTCATCGCCACTGGGACGCCAGCCGGGGTGGGCCGCCTGAATCCCGGCGATGTGGTCGAGGTCGAGATTCCCGGGGTCGGAGTGCTTCGGAATCCAGTCGTGGCCGGATGA